A region from the Salvia splendens isolate huo1 chromosome 15, SspV2, whole genome shotgun sequence genome encodes:
- the LOC121768897 gene encoding phosphatase IMPL1, chloroplastic-like: protein MERCIIASSSTLNLTRLSRKSISILPAKLPGFSFPWSSSANPRPLKHIRTLPPAFSCRRRLSTRAVVSDVYEEKQYFKVAAESTGPVSSDRLLEVIEIAAKTGAQVIMDAVNKPRNITYKGLTDLVTDTDKMSEAAILDVVKKNFQDHLILGEEGGIIGDSSSDYLWCIDPLDGTTNFAHCYPSFAVSIGVLYKGKPAAASVVEFVGGPKCWNTRTFTAAAGKGAFCNGEKIHVSQTDTVERSLLVTGFGYEHDDPWATNMELFKEFTDVSRGVRRLGAAAVDMSHVALGIVEAYWEYRLKPWDMAAGVLIVEEAGGTVSCMDGEKFSVFDRSVLVSNGVLHSKLLERIGPATQKLKGKGIDFSLWYKPDNYHTEL, encoded by the exons ATGGAACGGTGCATAATTGCTTCGTCATCCACGCTCAATCTCACCCGATTATCTCGTAAATCCATTTCAATTCTTCCTGCTAAGCTACCGGGATTCTCTTTTCCATGGAGCTCGAGCGCAAATCCGCGGCCTCTGAAGCATATTCGAACACTGCCCCCTGCTTTCAGCTGTAGAAGGAGACTAAGCACGAGAGCTGTTGTATCCGATGTTTATGAGGAGAAACAGTATTTCAAAGTCGCCGCGGAATCGACGGGTCCGGTTTCTTCTGATCGGCTTCTCGAAGTGATCGAAATTGCCGCCAAAACTGGAGCTCAG GTGATAATGGATGCAGTGAATAAACCTCGAAATATAACATACAAGGGATTGACTGATCTGGTGACTGA CACAGACAAAATGAGTGAGGCTGCTATTCTGGATGTGGTAAAGAAGAATTTCCAAGACCACCTCATTCTTGGGGAGGAAGGAGGGATCATCGGCGACTCGTCTTCTGATTATCTTTGGTGTATCGATCCCCTAG ATGGCACCACAAATTTTGCACATTGCTACCCCAGCTTTGCAGTTTCAATTGGTGTACTTTACAAAGGAAAGCCAGCTGCCGCCTCTGTG GTAGAGTTTGTTGGTGGACCTAAATGTTGGAATACTCGGACTTTTACTGCAGCTGCTG GTAAAGGTGCATTCTGCAATGGAGAAAAAATTCATGTGAGCCAAACTGATACG GTTGAGAGATCACTTTTGGTTACTGGGTTCGGATATGAACATGATGATCCATGGGCAACCAATATGGAGCTATTCAAGGAATTTACTGACGTTAGTCGG GGTGTGAGGAGGCTTGGTGCAGCAGCAGTTGACATGTCTCATGTAGCCCTGGGAATTGTAGAAGCCTACTGGGAGTATCGTCTTAAACCATGGGACATGGCCGCAGGTGTTTTG ATAGTTGAGGAGGCTGGGGGAACAGTTTCCTGTATGGATGGTGAAAAGTTTTCCGTGTTTGACAGATCTGTCTTGGTATCCAATGGAGTGCTTCATTCTAAG CTTCTTGAGCGCATTGGACCAGCAACACAGAAACTTAAGGGCAAAGGAATTGATTTTTCGTTATGGTACAAGCCTGACAATTATCACACAGAACTTTGA
- the LOC121768384 gene encoding cytochrome c6, chloroplastic-like isoform X1 yields MQLASVVPTAASLSKQVLQRNNFKIFGELEANGNLHKPDKVKLLRFLAPHLVAAVVALSPISNPPVSLGETLDVHKGATLFRRSCIGCHDAGGNIIQPGATLFLDDLKRNGVDTEEEIYRVTYYGKGRMPGFGENCIPRGQCTFGPRLSEEEISGFYFVFYCN; encoded by the exons ATGCAACTAGCATCAGTGGTACCCACAGCTGCCTCTCTCTCTAAACAG GTTTTGCAGCGGAATAACTTCAAGATTTTTGGGGAGCTTGAAGCAAATGGCAACTTGCACAAGCCAGATAAGGTAAAGCTGTTGAGATTCTTGGCCCCACATCTTGTGGCTGCAGTTGTAGCCTTATCTCCCATCTCCAATCCTCCTg TGTCATTAGGGGAGACACTAGATGTGCATAAAGGCGCCACCTTGTTCCGGCGGTCATGCATCGGATGCCACGATGCCGGAGGAAACATAATACAGCCT GGCGCGACGCTCTTCTTGGACGATCTTAAAAg AAATGGAGTTGACACGGAAGAGGAAATCTATCGAGTTACATATTATGGGAAAGGAAGAATGCCG GGGTTTGGAGAGAATTGCATACCTAGAGGTCAGTGCACATTTGGGCCTCGATTGAGTGAAGAGGAGATTAGTGGTTTTTATTTCGTTTTCTATTGTAATTAA
- the LOC121768384 gene encoding cytochrome c6, chloroplastic-like isoform X2 codes for MQLASVVPTAASLSKQRNNFKIFGELEANGNLHKPDKVKLLRFLAPHLVAAVVALSPISNPPVSLGETLDVHKGATLFRRSCIGCHDAGGNIIQPGATLFLDDLKRNGVDTEEEIYRVTYYGKGRMPGFGENCIPRGQCTFGPRLSEEEISGFYFVFYCN; via the exons ATGCAACTAGCATCAGTGGTACCCACAGCTGCCTCTCTCTCTAAACAG CGGAATAACTTCAAGATTTTTGGGGAGCTTGAAGCAAATGGCAACTTGCACAAGCCAGATAAGGTAAAGCTGTTGAGATTCTTGGCCCCACATCTTGTGGCTGCAGTTGTAGCCTTATCTCCCATCTCCAATCCTCCTg TGTCATTAGGGGAGACACTAGATGTGCATAAAGGCGCCACCTTGTTCCGGCGGTCATGCATCGGATGCCACGATGCCGGAGGAAACATAATACAGCCT GGCGCGACGCTCTTCTTGGACGATCTTAAAAg AAATGGAGTTGACACGGAAGAGGAAATCTATCGAGTTACATATTATGGGAAAGGAAGAATGCCG GGGTTTGGAGAGAATTGCATACCTAGAGGTCAGTGCACATTTGGGCCTCGATTGAGTGAAGAGGAGATTAGTGGTTTTTATTTCGTTTTCTATTGTAATTAA
- the LOC121768384 gene encoding cytochrome c6, chloroplastic-like isoform X3 — translation MQLASVVPTAASLSKQVLQRNNFKIFGELEANGNLHKPDKVKLLRFLAPHLVAAVVALSPISNPPVSLGETLDVHKGATLFRRSCIGCHDAGGNIIQPGATLFLDDLKRNGVDTEEEIYRVTYYGKGRMPVRLKFKKKHPLKSPRFRG, via the exons ATGCAACTAGCATCAGTGGTACCCACAGCTGCCTCTCTCTCTAAACAG GTTTTGCAGCGGAATAACTTCAAGATTTTTGGGGAGCTTGAAGCAAATGGCAACTTGCACAAGCCAGATAAGGTAAAGCTGTTGAGATTCTTGGCCCCACATCTTGTGGCTGCAGTTGTAGCCTTATCTCCCATCTCCAATCCTCCTg TGTCATTAGGGGAGACACTAGATGTGCATAAAGGCGCCACCTTGTTCCGGCGGTCATGCATCGGATGCCACGATGCCGGAGGAAACATAATACAGCCT GGCGCGACGCTCTTCTTGGACGATCTTAAAAg AAATGGAGTTGACACGGAAGAGGAAATCTATCGAGTTACATATTATGGGAAAGGAAGAATGCCGGTAAGATTAAAATTCAAGAAGAA ACACCCTCTTAAGTCTCCCCGTTTTCGGGGTTGA
- the LOC121768383 gene encoding protein NARROW LEAF 1-like, translated as MDINTAKMELRAHNSGSFQSDESEVGLERNYCNNLNLIGSSPLPSQAFASSGQISESSAAYFSWPACRIAPCAEDREHYFGNLQKGALPEHFGSPKGLQATTLLELMTIRAFHSKILRRVSMGTAVGFRIRRGLLTDIPAILVFVARKVHRNWLRPAYCLPHALEGPGGVWCEVDVVEFCYYGAPAATPTEQLYTELVDDCGGSDPCIGSGSQVASQGTYGTVGAIVKSRTGKKQVGFLTNRHVAVDLDFPSQKMFHPLPPSHGPGVYLGAVERATSFVNDDLWYGIFAGTNPETFVRADGAFIPFAEEFNMANVTTVVKGVGEIGDVHEIDIQAPIGSLVGRQVVKVGRSSGLTTGTIMAYSLEYNDEKGVCFFTDFLVVGENQQTFDLEGDSGSLILLTNQNGAKPQPVGIIWGGTANRGRLKLKIGQPPENWTSGVDLGRLLDTLELDLVTSAEGLQAALLEHCNATAARADSVVGTLERTNTKHENNSELHPPRILHVLDNDGSHQGLMPPAIGNEFHIDCGCEVGPSIEHQFIPYFSCKSLLNTEQGEMTDLKNLSRLRDEPEEDLAVSLQLGERATKRRKQSDSPTC; from the exons ATGGATATAAATACGGCTAAAATGGAGTTAAGAGCCCATAACTCCGGATCTTTTCAGTCTGATGAATCAGAAGTTGGTTTGGAGAGGAATTACTGCAACAATCTTAATCTAATTGGATCAAGTCCGCTGCCATCACAAGCCTTTGCATCAAGTGGCCAGATCTCTGAGAGTAGTGCTGCTTATTTTTCATGGCCTGCTTGCAGGATAGCACCTTGTGCAGAAGATAGGGAACATTACTTTGGGAATCTTCAGAAAGGGGCATTACCTGAACACTTTGGTTCTCCGAAAGGGTTGCAAGCTACTACTTTGCTTGAACTGATGACCATCAGGGCATTCCATAGCAAGATTTTGCGGCGCGTTAGTATGGGCACTGCAGTTGGTTTTAGGATTAGGAGGGGCTTGTTGACAGATATACCAGCTATACTTGTCTTTGTTGCTAGGAAAGTTCACAGGAATTGGCTGCGCCCTGCCTACTGCCTGCCTCATGCTCTTGAG GGGCCTGGAGGTGTTTGGTGTGAAGTTGATGTTGTCGAATTCTGTTATTATGGGGCACCTGCAGCCACCCCTACAGAACAACTCTACACGGAACTTGTAGATGACTGTGGTGGAAGTGATCCATGCATTGGATCAGGTTCACAG GTTGCTAGCCAGGGAACTTATGGAACGGTGGGTGCCATTGTCAAAAGCAggacaggaaaaaagcaagttGGTTTCTTAACTAATCGGCATGTTGCAGTTGATCTTGACTTCCCAAGTCAGAAGATGTTTCATCCATTGCCCCCTAGTCATGGACCAGGGGTATATTTGGGTGCTGTTGAAAGGGCTACATCATTTGTCAATGATGATCTTTGGTATGGCATTTTTGCTGGAACTAACCCAG AGACATTTGTTCGTGCTGATGGCGCCTTCATTCCTTTTGCTGAAGAATTTAACATGGCCAATGTGACCACAGTAGTGAAGGGTGTTGGTGAAATTGGCGATGTTCATGAAATAGACATACAGGCTCCTATTGGCAGTCTCGTCGGAAGGCAAGTTGTAAAAGTGGGAAGGAGCTCCGGATTAACAACTGGAACAATAATGGCCTATTCTCTGGAATACAATGATGAGAAAGGGGTATGTTTCTTTACCGATTTTCTTGTTGTCGGAGAGAATCAACAGACTTTTGACCTTGAAGGTGATAGTGGGAGCCTTATCCTATTGACAAATCAAAATGGTGCGAAACCCCAACCTGTCGGTATTATTTGGGGCGGGACAGCTAATCGGGGTCGGTTGAAATTGAAAATTGGCCAGCCCCCAGAAAACTGGACCAGTGGAGTTGATTTAGGGCGTCTTCTTGATACCCTCGAACTTGATCTTGTCACTTCTGCAGAAGGGCTTCAAG CTGCGCTGCTAGAACATTGCAATGCAACAGCAGCAAGAGCTGACTCAGTCGTTGGAACCCTTGAGAGGACCAACACAAAGCATGAAAATAACTCTGAGCTACACCCTCCAAGGATTCTGCATGTTTTGGACAATGATGGTTCTCATCAGGGCTTAATGCCTCCAGCAATTGGTAACGAGTTTCACATTGATTGTGGCTGTGAGGTGGGTCCCAGTATAGAGCACCAGTTCATCCCGTATTTTTCTTGCAAATCTCTTTTGAACACCGAACAAGGGGAAATGACAGACTTGAAAAACCTATCACGGTTAAGAGATGAACCTGAAGAAGATCTGGCTGTTTCTTTACAGTTAGGCGAACGTGCAACTAAGAGAAGAAAGCAATCTGACTCTCCAACCTGTTGA